A region from the Treponema pallidum subsp. pallidum str. Nichols genome encodes:
- a CDS encoding ribonuclease Z gives MNLEAFILGCGGMVPLPHRHLTSVLLRREGELFLFDAGEGTQVSLRRLSLRWKKISAIFISHTHADHITGLPGLLMLSSQVARSEPLYIIGPPRTAEYVETSRRILDMYINYEIIVKEVIEPQVVYRGKDFQVRCFCLDHTKPCMGYTLEEQDRPGSFDPRAAQDLHVPCGALWSQLQSGVAVQSAQGVTVYPEQVMGPARPGRKVSFVTDTKYLQSIAAEVRNSDFFVCEGMFEKGMEKDAAEKKHMTCVQAATIARDARVRLMALIHYSPRYTDHELKRLLKEAQRVFPHTILSRDQLMVPIAYRE, from the coding sequence ATGAATCTTGAAGCGTTTATTTTAGGGTGTGGCGGCATGGTGCCATTACCCCATCGGCATCTGACTTCTGTGTTGTTGCGTCGTGAGGGAGAGTTGTTTCTGTTCGACGCTGGGGAAGGTACCCAAGTGTCGTTGCGGCGTCTGAGCTTACGCTGGAAGAAAATCAGTGCCATTTTCATCAGTCACACCCATGCAGACCACATCACTGGGCTGCCGGGGCTTTTGATGCTCTCTTCTCAAGTTGCTCGCAGCGAACCGCTGTACATCATCGGTCCTCCAAGAACTGCAGAGTATGTGGAAACGAGCCGCAGGATTTTGGACATGTACATTAATTACGAGATTATTGTCAAAGAGGTGATAGAACCACAAGTGGTATACCGTGGTAAGGATTTTCAGGTGCGCTGTTTTTGTCTGGATCATACCAAGCCGTGTATGGGCTACACGCTAGAAGAGCAGGATCGTCCCGGATCATTTGACCCGCGCGCGGCTCAGGATTTGCACGTTCCCTGTGGGGCGCTGTGGTCTCAGTTACAGTCAGGGGTTGCAGTGCAGTCCGCGCAGGGGGTGACAGTATATCCTGAACAGGTAATGGGACCGGCGCGTCCGGGGCGTAAGGTGAGCTTCGTCACTGATACAAAATATTTGCAGTCCATTGCAGCCGAGGTGCGGAATTCGGATTTCTTTGTGTGTGAGGGAATGTTTGAGAAAGGGATGGAAAAGGATGCAGCAGAGAAAAAGCATATGACGTGCGTGCAGGCAGCCACGATAGCGCGCGATGCGCGTGTGCGACTTATGGCACTCATCCACTATAGCCCTCGATATACCGATCACGAGTTGAAACGTTTATTAAAGGAAGCGCAGCGTGTTTTCCCGCACACTATTCTGTCTCGTGATCAATTGATGGTTCCCATTGCGTATCGAGAATAG
- a CDS encoding tetratricopeptide repeat protein, translating into MSRVRVAFHKGRALCAGAFDVSEGGAVFTRTRTVAGAFVLVWFLARGSAQEQPPAAAQAGAAEVREALSLYRNGRSMDTSGGREDAQKMYTQAVELCRSVLERDPRHADAYAVCTWSLFRLGRYADTVALCQEALKISVDHRVVETLAEALFFVGDYKGSMHAMERYIDMAPRGERISVAYFYLGEIFRLTKRFRKADIAYSTAVNFEPSNALWWYRLGLAREYAGDKGFALDAYRRALHLRPEYKEAQESIRRLS; encoded by the coding sequence GTGTCCCGTGTGCGCGTCGCGTTTCATAAAGGGCGTGCGCTCTGTGCGGGAGCCTTCGATGTGTCTGAAGGAGGCGCTGTGTTTACACGAACACGGACAGTAGCGGGGGCATTCGTTCTTGTCTGGTTTCTTGCACGTGGCAGTGCGCAGGAGCAACCTCCTGCTGCTGCACAGGCGGGAGCAGCTGAGGTGCGAGAGGCACTCTCTCTTTACCGGAATGGGCGTAGCATGGACACTTCAGGTGGGCGTGAAGATGCACAAAAGATGTATACGCAGGCGGTTGAGCTTTGTCGCAGTGTGCTTGAGCGCGATCCGCGACACGCCGACGCGTATGCAGTGTGTACCTGGTCTCTTTTCCGTCTTGGTCGTTATGCAGATACGGTTGCCCTATGCCAGGAGGCGCTGAAAATTTCGGTCGATCACCGCGTGGTGGAAACTCTCGCAGAGGCGCTCTTTTTTGTCGGCGATTACAAGGGTTCCATGCACGCTATGGAGCGCTATATTGACATGGCGCCGCGCGGTGAGCGTATCAGTGTGGCATACTTTTATTTGGGAGAGATCTTTCGCCTCACCAAACGCTTCCGGAAGGCAGACATCGCGTACTCAACAGCGGTGAATTTTGAACCGTCGAATGCGCTATGGTGGTATCGCCTGGGACTTGCGCGCGAGTACGCAGGAGACAAAGGCTTTGCACTTGATGCATACCGACGTGCGTTGCATTTGCGTCCTGAGTACAAAGAGGCACAAGAATCCATCAGGCGCCTGAGTTAA
- a CDS encoding MetQ/NlpA family ABC transporter substrate-binding protein: MKGKTVSAALVGKLIALSVGVVACTQVKDETVGVGVLSEPHARLLEIAKEEVKKQHIELRIVEFTNYVALNEAVMRGDILMNFFQHVPHMQQFNQEHNGDLVSVGNVHVEPLALYSRTYRHVSDFPAGAVIAIPNDSSNEARALRLLEAAGFIRMRAGSGLFATVEDVQQNVRNVVLQEVESALLPRVFDQVDGAVINGNYAIMAGLSARRDGLAVEPDASAYANVLVVKRGNEADARVQAVLRALCGGRVRTYLKERYKGGEVAPAL; the protein is encoded by the coding sequence ATGAAAGGAAAAACGGTGAGCGCTGCGCTCGTAGGGAAACTCATTGCCCTAAGCGTAGGGGTGGTTGCGTGTACTCAGGTGAAGGATGAAACGGTGGGGGTAGGGGTGCTGTCTGAACCGCACGCGCGCTTACTTGAGATCGCAAAAGAAGAAGTGAAGAAGCAGCACATCGAACTACGTATTGTAGAGTTTACAAACTACGTGGCGCTGAACGAGGCGGTAATGCGGGGGGATATTCTGATGAATTTCTTTCAGCATGTGCCCCATATGCAGCAATTTAACCAGGAGCACAACGGGGACCTGGTAAGTGTTGGAAACGTGCACGTAGAGCCACTGGCGTTATACTCTAGAACGTATCGGCATGTGAGTGATTTCCCCGCCGGCGCGGTCATTGCCATTCCAAATGATTCGTCCAACGAGGCACGTGCACTCAGACTTTTGGAAGCAGCAGGGTTCATTCGGATGCGTGCGGGTTCAGGACTGTTTGCCACAGTAGAGGATGTGCAGCAAAATGTGCGCAATGTGGTACTTCAGGAGGTGGAAAGTGCCCTTCTGCCGCGCGTCTTTGATCAGGTAGATGGTGCGGTGATTAATGGAAATTACGCAATAATGGCTGGTCTTTCTGCACGGCGTGACGGGCTTGCAGTGGAACCTGATGCCTCAGCCTACGCGAATGTGCTGGTGGTAAAACGAGGAAACGAGGCTGATGCGCGCGTGCAGGCGGTGCTCCGTGCGTTGTGTGGTGGGCGCGTGCGTACGTATCTGAAGGAACGCTACAAGGGTGGGGAGGTGGCGCCTGCTTTGTAG
- a CDS encoding mechanosensitive ion channel family protein: MRELEHFVQSLATAACALGAGLTQVATSERVWYLLRFVAVLCITSAFFRMLRRGVRRVVARRLSAQTQHFVFKTLNYLSFTVMTFTAFHWLGINVSALLGAAGIAGVALGFAAQTSVSNVISGLFVMTERAFRIQDVIEIDGIVGAVQSINLLSVALKTLDGQYVRVPNETILKANLVNYSHCPHRRVKTEVSVAYGSDLRRVQQLLLDVATRNRFVLSDPAPAVLWNAFADSGIDVTLLTWTHIEHFNDLRNAIFVDIDECFKQAGIEVPFPHVDVRVQGACDAPRAETV; this comes from the coding sequence ATGCGAGAATTGGAGCATTTCGTGCAGTCTCTTGCTACGGCTGCTTGCGCGCTGGGCGCGGGCCTCACGCAGGTTGCGACGTCAGAGCGCGTGTGGTATCTCCTGCGCTTCGTTGCCGTGCTGTGCATCACCTCTGCCTTCTTTCGAATGCTGAGGCGCGGTGTGCGCCGTGTTGTTGCAAGGCGGTTATCCGCGCAGACGCAGCATTTTGTGTTCAAAACACTAAACTATCTCTCGTTCACGGTGATGACGTTTACCGCCTTTCACTGGTTGGGGATCAACGTGAGCGCGCTGCTAGGGGCCGCGGGGATAGCGGGAGTAGCGCTTGGATTTGCGGCGCAAACGTCGGTTTCAAACGTCATATCAGGGCTGTTTGTCATGACCGAACGTGCTTTTCGAATTCAAGACGTGATAGAAATTGACGGTATCGTCGGTGCAGTGCAGTCAATTAATTTGCTTTCGGTGGCGCTCAAAACGCTCGATGGGCAGTATGTGCGCGTGCCCAACGAAACGATCCTCAAAGCGAACCTTGTTAACTATTCGCACTGTCCTCATCGCCGAGTGAAAACGGAAGTTTCCGTGGCGTATGGAAGTGACCTGCGCCGGGTGCAACAGCTCTTGCTAGATGTTGCGACACGTAACCGGTTTGTGCTTTCGGATCCTGCGCCGGCGGTTTTGTGGAATGCCTTCGCTGACTCGGGTATTGACGTAACGCTCCTGACCTGGACTCACATTGAGCATTTCAATGATTTGCGCAATGCTATCTTCGTGGATATCGACGAATGCTTCAAACAGGCGGGCATTGAGGTTCCCTTTCCGCATGTGGACGTACGGGTGCAGGGGGCGTGCGATGCGCCACGTGCGGAAACGGTGTGA
- a CDS encoding superoxide reductase domain-containing protein produces MGRELSFFLQKESAGFFLGMDAPAGSSVACGSEVLRAVPVGTVDAAKEKHIPVVEVHGHEVKVKVGSVAHPMTPEHYIAWVCLKTRKGIQLKELPVDGAPEVTFALTADDQVLEAYEFCNLHGVWSGK; encoded by the coding sequence ATGGGACGGGAGTTGTCGTTTTTCTTGCAGAAGGAAAGTGCGGGATTTTTTCTCGGTATGGATGCGCCTGCAGGCAGTAGTGTCGCGTGCGGCAGTGAGGTGCTGCGTGCAGTGCCTGTAGGTACAGTGGATGCAGCGAAGGAAAAGCATATCCCCGTGGTAGAAGTGCACGGACACGAGGTAAAGGTGAAGGTGGGGAGTGTGGCTCACCCAATGACGCCGGAGCATTACATTGCGTGGGTGTGCCTCAAGACCCGGAAGGGTATTCAGCTCAAGGAACTTCCGGTAGATGGAGCGCCTGAGGTGACCTTTGCACTGACAGCAGACGATCAGGTGCTCGAAGCCTATGAGTTTTGTAACCTGCACGGGGTGTGGTCAGGTAAGTAG
- the dxs gene encoding 1-deoxy-D-xylulose-5-phosphate synthase — MDLSLLRSLTGPHDLKSLSPEQVRALAQEVRQEILRVVSANGGHLASNLGVVELTIALHRVFSCPHDVVVWDVGHQCYAHKLLTGRAGRFHTLRQKDGISGFPRRDESPYDAFGTGHSSTALSAASGILSALRYRGKSGKVVAVVGDGALTAGLAFEALLNVGRSCSDLIVILNDNKMSISPNTGSFSRYLSTLTVKGPYQKLKTRLRRALQTVPLVGRPACRALSRLKRSARTLLYQSNIFADFGFEYVGPLNGHHIEDLERVLNDAKKLTRPTLLHVQTVKGKGYPFAEQNPTDFHGVGPFNLAEGIVEKKDALTFTEAFSHTLLNAARTDDRVVAITAAMTGGTGLGLFSHIYPERFFDVGIAEQHAVTFAAGLACAGVKPVVAVYSTFLQRAVDQVIHDVAVQNLPVIFALDRAGAVPHDGETHQGLFDLSILRAVPNINILCPASAHELSLLFGWALAQDTPVAIRYPKALCPPEEDGFSTPVHTGRGVLITRENECNVLLVCTGGVFPEVTAAANTLARKGIFADIYNVRFVKPVDEDYFLDLVGRYRSVLFVEDGVKIGGIAEALQALLNTRHPAPCSDVLAFQDMFYPHGSRAQVLAAAGLSAPHIAARAEWLLAHSVGQIR; from the coding sequence ATGGATTTGTCGCTGCTTCGCTCCCTCACTGGGCCCCACGATCTTAAGAGTCTCTCCCCCGAGCAGGTGCGCGCGCTCGCGCAGGAGGTACGCCAGGAGATCTTGCGCGTTGTCAGTGCCAATGGTGGTCATCTTGCCAGTAACCTCGGTGTCGTCGAGCTCACCATCGCACTCCACCGCGTCTTTTCCTGTCCCCACGACGTTGTCGTTTGGGATGTCGGTCATCAGTGCTACGCGCACAAGCTCCTCACTGGACGCGCAGGGCGCTTCCATACCCTCCGCCAGAAGGATGGTATTTCGGGGTTCCCGCGGCGCGATGAAAGCCCGTACGACGCTTTTGGTACCGGTCACTCTTCCACGGCACTTTCTGCCGCAAGTGGTATCCTCAGCGCCCTACGATACCGGGGTAAATCAGGTAAGGTAGTCGCTGTCGTAGGAGACGGCGCACTCACCGCGGGCCTCGCCTTCGAGGCCCTCCTGAATGTGGGCCGTTCCTGCAGTGATCTCATCGTCATCCTCAACGACAACAAAATGTCCATTAGCCCCAATACGGGGTCCTTTTCCCGCTACCTGAGTACCCTCACGGTAAAAGGTCCATACCAGAAGCTCAAAACGCGGCTTCGCCGCGCGCTCCAGACTGTCCCACTCGTCGGTCGCCCCGCCTGCCGCGCCCTCAGCCGCCTGAAACGAAGTGCAAGAACGCTTTTGTACCAGTCAAATATTTTCGCAGACTTTGGATTCGAGTACGTCGGTCCCTTAAATGGACACCATATCGAAGATCTTGAGCGCGTACTCAACGACGCTAAAAAACTCACCCGTCCCACTCTCCTCCACGTGCAGACTGTAAAGGGAAAAGGCTACCCCTTTGCGGAGCAGAATCCTACCGATTTCCACGGCGTAGGACCGTTTAACCTTGCAGAAGGAATAGTAGAAAAAAAGGATGCGCTCACCTTTACCGAAGCCTTCTCCCATACCCTCCTAAATGCAGCGCGTACTGATGACCGTGTTGTCGCTATCACCGCTGCTATGACTGGCGGCACCGGGCTTGGATTGTTTTCCCATATATACCCTGAACGCTTCTTCGATGTTGGCATTGCTGAGCAACATGCGGTCACGTTCGCCGCAGGGCTTGCATGCGCCGGCGTAAAACCTGTCGTTGCCGTCTACAGTACGTTTTTGCAGCGCGCCGTTGATCAGGTTATTCACGATGTTGCTGTGCAGAATCTGCCGGTCATTTTTGCGCTTGACCGCGCAGGTGCCGTACCCCACGATGGGGAAACACACCAGGGCCTGTTTGATCTCAGCATTCTTCGCGCTGTTCCGAACATAAACATCCTGTGCCCTGCGTCGGCGCACGAGCTTTCGTTGCTCTTTGGCTGGGCGCTTGCACAGGACACCCCCGTAGCTATCCGCTATCCTAAGGCGTTATGTCCACCTGAAGAAGACGGATTCAGTACACCTGTACATACCGGACGCGGCGTCCTTATCACCCGAGAGAATGAGTGCAATGTACTGTTAGTGTGCACAGGGGGCGTTTTTCCCGAGGTAACCGCTGCGGCCAACACTCTTGCGCGAAAGGGCATATTTGCAGATATCTACAACGTGCGCTTCGTAAAGCCGGTAGACGAAGATTACTTTTTAGATCTTGTAGGTCGCTACCGTTCCGTTCTTTTTGTCGAAGACGGCGTAAAAATCGGAGGAATTGCAGAAGCGCTCCAGGCACTCTTGAACACCAGGCACCCGGCTCCGTGCAGCGACGTGCTTGCTTTTCAGGACATGTTCTACCCGCATGGTTCGCGCGCGCAGGTACTCGCCGCAGCAGGCCTTTCTGCACCGCATATTGCCGCACGCGCAGAATGGCTGTTAGCCCATTCAGTTGGGCAGATTCGGTGA
- the cdaA gene encoding diadenylate cyclase CdaA has protein sequence MLFLRSMVLWYAAYVRPLLDVALLSFLLYKTYEILVKTQAVQLVKGAFSILVLYALVFVLKLETLLWILNATAPGVAISITIVFQPELRKIFLKIGEKNWLRQRECAHHTHIDAVLTAADVLSKRKRGMLVVFARHHTVREVSETGTALYARLSSSLLVTIFGHDTPMHDGAVIVRDGLVVSAGSFLPLSEQHDIRKTFGTRHRAALGMAEKTDAITLVVSEETGALSLAYDSKLYYDLPHADVLAQLKQLLETTTRAGHAQGTLDHGRSTLS, from the coding sequence GTGCTATTTCTTAGAAGTATGGTCCTGTGGTACGCAGCGTACGTTCGTCCGCTTTTGGATGTCGCGCTCCTTTCCTTCCTCCTGTACAAGACATACGAGATACTTGTTAAAACACAGGCAGTCCAGTTGGTGAAAGGCGCCTTCTCCATTCTCGTACTCTACGCTTTGGTTTTCGTATTAAAATTAGAAACGCTCCTTTGGATTCTCAATGCAACTGCCCCGGGCGTGGCTATCAGCATTACTATTGTGTTTCAGCCGGAATTAAGAAAAATTTTTTTGAAAATTGGAGAGAAGAACTGGCTCCGACAGCGCGAATGCGCGCACCATACGCACATCGACGCGGTATTAACTGCCGCAGATGTTCTTTCTAAAAGGAAGCGCGGCATGTTGGTAGTATTTGCCCGTCACCATACCGTGCGCGAGGTCAGTGAAACGGGTACCGCGCTGTACGCGCGCCTTTCATCCAGCCTGCTTGTGACTATTTTTGGCCACGATACCCCCATGCACGATGGAGCAGTCATTGTGCGCGATGGGCTCGTTGTCTCTGCAGGCTCCTTTTTGCCGCTTTCTGAACAGCACGATATTAGGAAAACGTTCGGCACACGTCATCGTGCCGCGCTTGGTATGGCTGAAAAAACAGATGCCATTACCCTGGTCGTGTCAGAAGAAACGGGCGCGCTCAGCCTTGCCTACGATTCAAAGCTGTACTACGATCTTCCGCACGCGGACGTATTGGCGCAGCTCAAACAGTTACTCGAAACTACCACTCGGGCTGGACACGCTCAAGGGACACTGGATCATGGTCGCAGCACGTTGTCTTGA
- a CDS encoding YbbR-like domain-containing protein yields the protein MVAARCLDRIAHNWAAKASSILLAFLLVQFYSGSLLERRAISVPLVVRNEGALTPALRFPQKVTVLMRASRDTLGALRGSDIVPYVDLSSYTEEGEYAVPVRVTVADHVAPPDALELVADPAIIPFKLERSVTKNIPITLSLEGVPAYGYELREVDTNPSMVEIRGPASLLVSYTQAVTETLDITNRRASFSGVIGLINPSTLVSFPKTKTQFVVRVREVSELKELETTHVSFTDCAPHLTFSIEPVTIRAQVQVPKHVIEEMHPEEFFSVSAREITEPGRVTAPLILSLPEHVRMVQYSPKEVHVHVREAQSVPADGHE from the coding sequence ATGGTCGCAGCACGTTGTCTTGATAGGATTGCGCACAATTGGGCTGCCAAGGCATCGAGCATACTGCTTGCGTTTTTGCTCGTGCAATTTTACAGCGGCAGTCTGCTGGAACGGCGCGCCATTTCTGTTCCGTTAGTTGTGAGAAATGAAGGCGCACTAACTCCTGCGCTTCGCTTTCCTCAAAAGGTGACGGTGCTGATGCGCGCTTCACGTGATACGCTCGGCGCACTGCGCGGATCTGACATTGTCCCCTATGTGGATTTGTCCTCCTACACAGAGGAGGGAGAGTATGCAGTTCCTGTGCGGGTGACTGTAGCTGACCATGTTGCGCCACCAGATGCGCTTGAACTTGTCGCAGATCCTGCCATCATCCCGTTCAAGCTGGAGCGTAGTGTCACCAAAAATATCCCCATAACCCTATCGCTTGAGGGTGTCCCTGCGTACGGCTATGAGCTGCGGGAAGTCGACACAAATCCTTCCATGGTGGAAATTCGCGGTCCGGCCTCTTTGCTCGTTTCCTACACACAAGCAGTTACCGAAACGCTCGACATAACCAATAGACGCGCGTCCTTCTCAGGTGTCATTGGACTTATCAATCCGAGTACGCTCGTTTCTTTTCCAAAAACTAAAACGCAGTTCGTTGTCAGGGTTCGGGAAGTTTCTGAGCTCAAAGAGCTTGAGACAACACACGTCTCGTTCACCGACTGTGCCCCTCACCTTACGTTCAGCATCGAACCGGTCACCATACGTGCACAGGTGCAGGTGCCAAAGCATGTAATTGAAGAGATGCACCCAGAGGAGTTCTTCTCTGTTTCTGCAAGAGAAATTACTGAACCCGGACGCGTGACCGCTCCCCTTATCCTCTCGCTGCCCGAACACGTGCGTATGGTACAGTACAGTCCCAAAGAGGTTCACGTTCATGTGCGCGAAGCGCAGTCAGTCCCGGCGGACGGACATGAATGA
- a CDS encoding holo-ACP synthase: MIIGVGIDIVEIERFVSWTHNVRLLRRFFHQEEIVDFFKNHMRAQFLATRFAAKEAFGKALGTGLRNMELRNIRVCQNGWGKPRLEVYGAAQAMLAATGGTHIQVSLTHEREVASAIVIIEGEPL; this comes from the coding sequence ATGATCATTGGCGTGGGAATAGACATAGTAGAAATAGAACGATTCGTATCTTGGACACACAACGTGCGCCTGCTCCGTCGCTTCTTTCATCAAGAGGAGATTGTAGACTTTTTTAAAAACCACATGCGAGCGCAGTTTCTTGCCACGCGCTTTGCCGCAAAGGAAGCATTTGGAAAGGCACTCGGTACGGGACTCAGAAACATGGAGCTAAGGAATATTCGGGTGTGTCAAAATGGATGGGGTAAGCCGAGACTAGAAGTCTACGGTGCTGCACAGGCTATGTTGGCTGCAACAGGAGGCACGCATATACAGGTGTCGCTAACGCATGAGAGAGAAGTCGCCTCAGCCATCGTGATTATCGAGGGAGAACCGCTATGA
- a CDS encoding DUF2225 domain-containing protein produces MTRSSTKKTDKKESTVSFYSKERIECPVCTTVFQREEMHSGGGRTIAGDLTDELRRTYETSAKYGEVFPPIYHVVVCPTCLYATFLQDFRNIERGIVTKLSSTTSQRRTSVERLIPQVDFSALRTLSSGAAAYYLAILCYDFFDKKYSPTIKQGICALRAAWLFSDLEKKDPNEHYDYIRNLLYQKALFFYRKAIECESTGEEIIAGLKSFGPDTDKNYGYDGVLYLSYLLEYKYGTKRDRAVRRERMQRNKQGLAKIFGLGKSSKEKPGPLLELARQLYENLLAELHEDSETT; encoded by the coding sequence ATGACCCGGTCATCTACAAAGAAAACAGACAAAAAAGAAAGCACTGTGTCTTTCTATTCAAAAGAGCGCATCGAGTGTCCGGTGTGCACAACCGTCTTCCAAAGAGAAGAAATGCATTCTGGAGGAGGTCGTACCATTGCTGGTGATTTAACCGATGAACTAAGAAGGACATACGAGACGTCCGCAAAGTATGGAGAGGTATTTCCTCCCATTTACCACGTGGTAGTTTGTCCCACCTGTCTTTACGCAACCTTTCTGCAAGACTTTAGAAATATCGAGCGTGGGATTGTCACTAAACTTTCTTCCACCACATCACAGCGCCGCACATCAGTTGAGCGGCTCATTCCTCAGGTGGATTTTAGCGCACTGCGCACACTCTCCTCTGGGGCGGCGGCTTACTACTTGGCAATACTGTGCTATGACTTTTTTGATAAAAAGTATTCTCCTACCATTAAACAGGGGATCTGCGCGCTCAGGGCAGCATGGCTTTTTTCTGATCTTGAAAAAAAAGATCCGAACGAGCATTACGATTACATCCGCAATCTTCTATACCAAAAGGCACTTTTTTTCTATCGCAAGGCAATTGAGTGCGAAAGCACAGGCGAAGAAATTATCGCAGGATTAAAATCCTTTGGACCGGACACGGATAAAAATTATGGGTACGACGGGGTACTCTATCTTTCGTATCTCCTTGAGTATAAATACGGGACCAAGCGCGACAGAGCAGTCAGAAGGGAGCGCATGCAGCGGAACAAACAAGGACTTGCAAAGATATTTGGCCTAGGAAAGTCTTCAAAAGAGAAGCCAGGTCCATTGCTGGAACTCGCCCGACAATTGTACGAAAACCTGCTCGCAGAATTACACGAAGACAGTGAAACTACATGA
- the truA gene encoding tRNA pseudouridine(38-40) synthase TruA — MNDVRKILLRISYDGTRFCGWQKQVSGSRERAPSVQGELEKVAEKIHHQKIAVIGSGRTDSGVHAVGQAAHFCTPMRNILAYRFIPAFNSLLPHSIRITDAREVSSQLHARFSAVMRTYRYHLHCAPVAYAHELPYCWHIARMPDIHLLNQYAATLKGELDCTSFAAAGDKSASKSRYFYDTHFSFNHRVLTFEISANAFLWKMVRSLTGTLLHCEKKRCSVREFVRILHAKDRRLAGPTAPPHGLFLWNIRYPEHLLRAE, encoded by the coding sequence ATGAATGATGTGCGCAAAATTCTCTTGCGTATTTCGTACGATGGAACACGATTTTGCGGATGGCAAAAACAGGTCTCAGGCTCACGGGAACGTGCTCCCTCTGTCCAAGGTGAGTTGGAAAAAGTTGCTGAGAAAATTCACCACCAAAAGATAGCAGTCATCGGTTCAGGGAGAACAGACTCTGGCGTACACGCAGTAGGACAGGCAGCACATTTTTGTACCCCCATGAGAAATATACTCGCGTATCGCTTTATCCCTGCATTTAATTCGCTGCTCCCGCACTCCATTCGCATTACAGACGCACGCGAAGTCTCCTCTCAACTCCACGCACGCTTCTCTGCCGTCATGCGCACGTACCGTTACCACCTCCACTGCGCACCCGTCGCATACGCGCACGAACTGCCTTACTGCTGGCACATTGCGAGAATGCCCGATATACACTTGCTCAATCAATATGCTGCAACACTCAAGGGAGAACTAGACTGCACAAGCTTTGCTGCTGCAGGAGATAAAAGTGCGAGTAAATCGCGTTATTTTTACGACACACACTTTTCTTTCAACCATCGCGTACTGACCTTCGAAATCTCTGCTAATGCCTTTCTCTGGAAAATGGTGCGCTCTCTTACAGGAACCCTACTACACTGCGAAAAGAAGCGGTGCTCCGTGCGCGAATTCGTCCGCATTTTGCACGCGAAAGACAGGCGCCTTGCAGGGCCCACCGCACCGCCGCATGGGCTATTCCTATGGAACATCCGTTACCCCGAACACTTACTCCGTGCAGAATAG